One genomic segment of Pedobacter endophyticus includes these proteins:
- a CDS encoding MFS transporter, whose amino-acid sequence MNISTFNAFKSRNYRLYFGGQSVSLIGTWMQKTAVSWVVYERTHSNFMLGLTLFASLFPSFIFSFIGGVASDRYDRYKLLLLTQIASMVQAVLMTLLIFTKHYEMWQIISLSALLGLINAFDVPARQSLVFEMIDNKEDLPNALALNSSMVNLSRLIGPGLAGIALETLGDDVCFGLNAMSFIAVIGSLLMMRLPKYVSKPHTKNVIGELKEGFSYLKSTPSIAYVIVTLALISLFVLPFSTLIPVYAKDIFKGTASTFGVIDSVIGLGAFSGAMFLASLKPGRNLRRILAINTLIFGAGLALFSHTTYYPVALFFATISGFGMMSQITISNTLIQTSVDPNMRGRVISFYAMAFFGMQPLGGLIIGSLSQLIGTQNTVLFQGTVAILIGCFSYRRLYRNETKHSRVDKSMNKLAFEKI is encoded by the coding sequence ATGAATATTAGTACATTTAATGCATTTAAAAGCCGTAATTACCGACTTTATTTTGGCGGACAATCTGTTTCATTAATTGGAACATGGATGCAAAAAACCGCCGTAAGCTGGGTTGTTTATGAACGAACCCACTCTAACTTTATGTTGGGCTTAACGCTTTTTGCGAGCCTTTTTCCCTCTTTTATTTTCTCGTTTATAGGCGGCGTTGCTTCCGATCGATACGATCGATACAAGCTGTTATTGCTTACGCAAATCGCTTCGATGGTTCAGGCTGTTTTAATGACGCTTTTAATTTTTACGAAGCATTATGAAATGTGGCAAATTATTTCGCTAAGTGCTTTATTGGGCTTAATTAACGCATTTGATGTTCCTGCAAGGCAATCGCTGGTATTCGAAATGATCGATAACAAGGAGGATTTACCGAATGCGCTGGCCTTAAACTCATCGATGGTTAACCTTTCGAGGCTCATCGGGCCGGGGTTGGCTGGAATCGCCCTGGAGACTTTGGGTGACGATGTGTGTTTTGGATTAAACGCAATGAGCTTTATCGCCGTAATTGGATCGTTGTTAATGATGAGATTGCCAAAATACGTCTCGAAACCACACACCAAAAACGTTATTGGCGAATTAAAAGAAGGTTTCAGCTACTTGAAATCTACGCCATCTATCGCCTACGTAATCGTTACACTGGCCCTAATCAGTTTATTTGTGTTGCCGTTTAGTACGCTGATTCCGGTGTATGCCAAAGATATCTTTAAAGGAACAGCCTCAACGTTTGGCGTAATAGATAGCGTAATTGGCCTGGGCGCTTTTTCTGGTGCCATGTTTCTGGCTTCGCTAAAACCGGGGAGAAATCTTCGCCGAATCCTGGCTATCAACACGCTTATATTTGGTGCCGGCCTCGCCTTGTTTTCGCACACCACTTATTACCCTGTTGCGTTGTTTTTTGCTACCATTTCCGGTTTCGGCATGATGTCGCAAATTACCATCAGCAACACGTTAATTCAGACTTCAGTCGACCCCAATATGCGGGGACGGGTAATCAGTTTTTATGCAATGGCCTTTTTTGGCATGCAGCCTTTGGGTGGTTTGATCATTGGGAGCCTATCGCAGCTAATTGGCACGCAAAATACCGTATTGTTTCAAGGAACGGTTGCTATTTTAATCGGCTGTTTTTCATACAGAAGGTTGTACCGCAACGAGACGAAACACAGCAGAGTAGATAAATCGATGAACAAACTCGCATTCGAAAAAATTTAA
- a CDS encoding isochorismatase family protein translates to MITELDKKTALVLIDLQNGIVQLPVVHPVETVLRNAAKLVAAFRAAKLPIVVVNVNPENNTLRKDAKTGSFEASADWLKIVPEIETQSDDILITKTTWNAFTNPDLVKALREREITGIVLAGISTSIGVEGTARNANELGYNIAFAVDAMSDLFVDAHEHSLKRIFPRIGEIGTTDEIVEKLAQIG, encoded by the coding sequence ATGATTACTGAACTAGATAAAAAAACAGCGCTTGTACTGATCGACTTACAAAATGGAATTGTTCAACTACCGGTGGTACATCCGGTTGAAACGGTTTTAAGAAATGCGGCCAAATTGGTTGCTGCTTTTAGAGCGGCGAAATTGCCGATTGTAGTTGTAAATGTTAACCCCGAAAACAATACGTTACGAAAGGACGCAAAAACCGGCTCGTTTGAAGCATCGGCCGATTGGCTAAAAATTGTTCCTGAGATTGAAACGCAAAGCGATGATATATTGATCACAAAAACCACCTGGAATGCCTTCACAAATCCGGATTTGGTTAAAGCGCTGCGAGAACGAGAGATAACAGGCATCGTTTTAGCAGGCATTTCTACAAGTATTGGCGTTGAAGGAACGGCCAGAAACGCAAATGAACTGGGTTACAACATCGCCTTTGCGGTAGATGCAATGAGCGATTTATTTGTTGACGCACATGAACATAGTTTAAAAAGAATTTTTCCTCGAATTGGTGAAATTGGAACTACTGACGAGATTGTAGAGAAGCTTGCACAAATAGGATAA